The Chloracidobacterium sp. genomic sequence TCTATATCTGGGTTCGCGGCACGCTTCCGCGATTCCGTTTTGAGCAGTTGATGAACTTTGGTTGGAAGTTTCTGGCTTCCGGTCGCGTTGGCCAAACGTCGTCATGACAATCATCATGGTCTATTTCTTGAATAGCTAGCATTATGGTGTCGACAGCCTTATTTTTTGTATTTGCCGGCCTCGCGATCCTTTTGCGATCTCGATGTTATATCACCGGAAAATCCGATCTTTGGCGCGATCGCTGAATTTGGTGTTTTCATTTCGCTCGCGTGCATTTATGTGACTTTAGCAGCACCGTTCATCGCGACCGTGCAGATCCTGGTCTATGCCGGAGCGATAGGTGTTGTTGGTCGTCTTTGTCCTTATGCTGCTCAATCTTGACGAAGAGCCAAACCCGAAAGACTGGAAGCAAGTATCTTTGGGCATTCAGCGGCGGACTCGGAGCACTGCTGCTAGATCAGACGTTCTTTATCTACTACGCGGTGATGCGGGCTCCGGGCTGTACGTCGGATCAGGCACAAACGGTGGGTAAGACACTGAGCATCGGCCAGGCAATGTACAAGGATATCTGCTGCCGGTGGAGATAGTCGGGGT encodes the following:
- a CDS encoding NADH-quinone oxidoreductase subunit J, which codes for MPASRSFCDLDVISPENPIFGAIAEFGVFISLACIYVTLAAPFIATVQILVYAGAIGVVGRLCPYAAQS